The nucleotide sequence CCGCGCAGGATCTCCTTCACCGCCCGCCTGGTCCCGGAGAGCGAAGCGAGGTCACAGTCCACACCGGTGATCCCGGAGGCGCCGGTGGCCTCGGCGAGTTCCGCGGCGAGGCGTTCGCCGCCCCGGCGAGCCAGCACGACGTAGTGGTCCTGTGGCCGTTCCCGGACGAGCAGTTCGACGGCCTCGCGCCCGAAACCGCGGGTCACTCCGGTTAAGACGATGGTCCGGCTGTCCATGACAGGCTCCTGAGGTACTGAGTTCCATGTGGTACTCAGTACCATAACGTGTCGTGGTTCAGCGGTCGTTGGGCTCCCGGGGTTCGGATGTGTCGGTGGACCCGTCAGGATGATCACGCTCCCGCGTTCCGGCGTGCGGCGCGCATGCGGCCACGGTCGGGCCGGTGAGGTCAGGGCTGGACGAGGCGGTGCAGTGCGAGGCGGGCGAGGGGGGCGTAGGCGAGGAGGGCGAGCTTCGGGCCGTGCATCGTCAGGCTGGTGGTGGTGCCGTGTTCGTGTGGCCTCACCTCGTGGTGGAGCTGGATCTGGATGCGTCCCAGGCGTACCCGCCACGTCCAGGTGTGGCGGTCGTCGTCGACGGCTTCCACGACGAAGGCGG is from Streptomyces seoulensis and encodes:
- a CDS encoding SRPBCC family protein, coding for MARVTLSASGAARPEAVWERYASVDQWASWSPQIKAVHSVSRRLRPGMSGSVESVAGIRAAFVVEAVDDDRHTWTWRVRLGRIQIQLHHEVRPHEHGTTTSLTMHGPKLALLAYAPLARLALHRLVQP